CGTGGCGCTCGGCACGGTGGCCGATGTCGCGGCGCTGAAGGGCCTCAACCGTGCCTTCGTCGCGCAGGGGCTCAAGGTGATGGCGCAGCGCCGCAACATCGGTCTCAACGCGCTGATCACCGCATCGCGCCTCACGCGCGCGCCGACCGCGACCGACCTCGGCTTCGCGCTGGGGCCGCGGATCAATGCCGGCGGGCGCGTCGGCAAATCCGACCTCGGCGTGCGGCTGCTGACCACGCGCGACCCGGCCGAGGCGGACGCCATCGCGGTCGAGCTCGACCGCCTGAACGAGGAACGCCGCGCGATCGAGGGGATCGTGCAGGAGGCGGCCGAAGCGATCGCCGCGACCAAGAGCAACCGCGCGGTCATCGTGGTAGCCGGGCACGGCTGGCACCCCGGCGTGATCGGCATCGTGGCGGGGCGGCTGAAGGAGAAATTCGGCCGCCCTGCCCTTGTCATCGCAATCGACGACATGGGCGTCGGCAAAGGATCGGGCCGGTCGATCCCCGGCGTCGATCTCGGCGCGGCGGTGCTGACGGCGAAGGAGCACGGGCTGCTGGTCGCGGGCGGCGGACATGCGATGGCGGCGGGCCTGACGATCGCAGAGGACCAGATCGAGGCGTTCAGCGAGTTCCTCAACGGCCGACTCGACGCGACCGTGACGCGCGCGATGGGCGACCGCGCGCTGCTGCTCGATGCCGTGCTGACCGCGAGCGGCGTAAACCCGGCGCTGGTGGCGGCGATGGAGGCGGGCGGGCCGTACGGCATGGGCTGGCCGCAACCGCGCGTCGTCGCGGGGCCGGTGCGCGTGATCAAGGCCGATGTCGTCGGCAACGGCCACGTCCGCGCAATCGTCAGCGGAGACGGCGGCGGTACGCTCAAGACCGTCGCCTTCCGCCAGGCCGACACCGCGCTCGGGCAAGCGTTGCTTGGCGCACCACCGCACCGCAAACTGTGGCTGGCGGGGCGTGCGAAGATCGACGATTGGGGCGCCCGCCCCGCCGCTGAGCTGCATCTGGATGACGCGGCATGGGCCGATTGAAGAAATCCCTGCACACAGCGCTTGACCAGCGCCGCTGCTACGCCTAACCGACCCTCCGCACCCGGGCACATCCCCGGCACGGCCCCTTCGTCTAGCGGTTAGGACGCGGCCCTTTCACGGCTGAAGCACGGGTTCGATTCCCGTAGGGGTCACCATTCTCCTTTAAGAAGTGAGGATTTCTGCAGGTGACACACATTTCATCGACTTAGCGGCCGCCTAGTGATACAAAAGGGTGGTCCAAAACGATGAGATTGCGTGTGGCCGGGCCCTATAAGCCGAAGCGTTCGAGTAATTGGCTATTCCGCCTCGTCGACCTGGTCCACGGTCCGATCATGCAGGCACGGTTGAGCGGAGGCGGATAAGATGGGCATCGCGAGCTGGTTCGGTCGTCAGGTGCCGGCAATTCTCTGGGCGCTGTCCGTCGGGCTAGCGCTCATTCCCCCGGCGCAGGCCGGCGAGCATCTTCCCAAAATCAGGCGGGACGCGGTTCCCGTGATCTATCAGCCAAGTTTGC
Above is a genomic segment from Sphingomonas sp. HMP6 containing:
- the recJ gene encoding single-stranded-DNA-specific exonuclease RecJ, with translation MNVLNIKQSILGQPWRWRMLETDARDPGFAPDDLVTQLLLARGCPRDALEAHKAPSIRSFMPDPSIFRDMDRAADRLADAVQAGEHVAVFGDYDVDGATSAALMILLLRDLGLEARPYIPDRLMEGYGPSGAALVRLKDEGASLIVTVDCGAQAFEALEMARVAGVDVLVVDHHKCAAALPHAHALVNPNRLDETEGAAHGHLAAVGVAFLLGAALIRTLRARGFFTAQAEPKLLDLLDLVALGTVADVAALKGLNRAFVAQGLKVMAQRRNIGLNALITASRLTRAPTATDLGFALGPRINAGGRVGKSDLGVRLLTTRDPAEADAIAVELDRLNEERRAIEGIVQEAAEAIAATKSNRAVIVVAGHGWHPGVIGIVAGRLKEKFGRPALVIAIDDMGVGKGSGRSIPGVDLGAAVLTAKEHGLLVAGGGHAMAAGLTIAEDQIEAFSEFLNGRLDATVTRAMGDRALLLDAVLTASGVNPALVAAMEAGGPYGMGWPQPRVVAGPVRVIKADVVGNGHVRAIVSGDGGGTLKTVAFRQADTALGQALLGAPPHRKLWLAGRAKIDDWGARPAAELHLDDAAWAD